A genomic stretch from Flavobacterium humidisoli includes:
- a CDS encoding translocation/assembly module TamB domain-containing protein, producing the protein MLALAIILSLPVVQTQIANYVTNSLNEDYKVSINVEKTAINIFGGVKLKKVTILDHHKKTMIYSDIITTDIASFSRLLDGDLIFGDLRLTGLIFNLKTYKGEDENNINKFIQAFEVENTPKKKSTKHFLLTAKNAYIEKGRFSVVDENKTTPQFLDFTKLNAYISEFKLYGPDVNTNIHRFSFMDHRGLYVSNFAGKFSYTKKQIKVENLAIKTKRSSIYGLAILNYKPSDFIDFTDKVRFNVVIDSSSIATNDIRHFYDGLGKNQHFKLKTKLDGPLNNMTLTKLRLSDTNGSKINGTINFRNLLGSKEQKFSMDGKFDKLLSSYDDLVILLPGVLGKRLPKEMKKIGKFNIVGKAKVSTTALETDFKMATDIGNGQIDLHMNNMDFIDRASYSGNIILTNFDVGAVLSRKDIGRTTLNLDVDGVGFTEKYLNTVVKGDIAKLDYNKYTYNNIVVNGNFKLPYYKGQIAINDPNLNLSFDGLLDLSKKENRYDFHINVENSDLRKLKFVKDSISRFRGDVVVQLTGNSIENLQGDIFINDAEYENPKSTYVFDQVNLNSSFDADRLRTITISSNDVVDGKIVGKFRFDQLDKLVMNSVGSLYTNYKPYKVRKGQFLRFNFRVYDKVVEMLYPQINIDSSTVVRGKIDSDLQEFKFRFRSKKITADKNTFDNIRINIDNKNPLYNAYVELDSIKTPYYKIRDFNLINVTANDTLYVRSEFKGGNQGEDYFNLDLYHTIDKSKNNIVGIKKSEMKFKDYIWYLNEDAEKDNQIIIDQFFKNFTFDNIVLSHENQKIDLNGVIKGTDYKDLELTFEDVDINKITPVNSKFVFDGNLNGNVNYKQNKNVYQPTASIKIDHLVMNKTELGTLNFDISGDESFKKFTVNSSIQNGFTESFRANGTFAVENKETVMDMSLKLEGFNLATLGTIGGDVLSNVRGSVSGNAAVIGNLKKPEINGRLYVEKAGMTIPYLNTDYELSDRTVIDLTNEKFLFRNNQLTDTKYNTKGLLNGSIEHNNFGDWKLDLNITSKRLVALDTKDSDDAAYFGTAFINGSASIKGPVDALFIKVDAKSEKGTEVKIPINNTQSVGESSWIHFVTPKEKYNLANGIVEKTRDYNGLELEFDFDITPDAEVEVILDRNSGHGMKGKGYGSLLFKINTLGKFNMWGDFQAYEGTYNFKYGGLIDKKFTVKKGGSIIWEGNPMRAQLNLEAVYKTQANPAVLLDNTSSFNKKVPVEVVIGLRGDLASPEPNFDIQFPSVSNVLKSEIQYKLDDKDIRQTQALYLLSTGSFMSTDGFSQGDFSGTLTETASSLLGGIIKSDNDKVNIDLNYIAADRRTGQEVDGQFVANISSQVNERITINGKLGVPVGGVNESAIVGDIEILYRVNEDGTMNLRLFNKENDINYIGQGIGYTQGVGISYEVDFDTFSELVNKLFKSHKIEKAVKGSSADQTPDSYLNPDYMNFTSKKDSEKNKKKAKEDEEKRKKEEEKKKKEQSQTRTPNNNNEGLIPDNDY; encoded by the coding sequence TTGTTAGCACTCGCTATCATACTATCTCTTCCTGTCGTTCAGACACAGATTGCCAATTATGTTACCAACTCATTAAACGAAGATTACAAGGTTAGTATTAATGTTGAAAAAACGGCAATTAATATTTTTGGTGGCGTAAAATTGAAGAAAGTGACGATTCTGGATCATCATAAAAAAACGATGATCTATTCGGATATCATTACGACTGATATTGCCAGCTTCAGCAGATTGTTAGATGGAGATTTGATTTTTGGAGATTTACGTCTGACAGGTTTGATTTTTAATCTGAAAACTTACAAAGGCGAAGACGAAAATAATATAAATAAGTTTATTCAAGCTTTTGAAGTCGAGAATACTCCAAAGAAAAAATCGACGAAGCACTTCTTATTAACAGCTAAAAACGCTTATATCGAGAAAGGAAGATTTTCTGTAGTAGATGAAAATAAAACGACTCCTCAATTTCTCGATTTTACAAAATTAAATGCGTACATCAGTGAGTTTAAATTGTATGGGCCAGATGTAAATACGAACATCCATAGATTTTCTTTTATGGACCACCGTGGGTTGTATGTTTCTAATTTTGCCGGAAAATTTAGCTATACTAAAAAACAGATCAAAGTTGAAAATCTAGCCATTAAAACCAAAAGATCTTCTATTTATGGTTTAGCAATCTTAAATTATAAACCGTCTGATTTTATTGATTTTACAGATAAAGTTCGATTTAATGTTGTGATAGATTCGTCTTCTATTGCAACAAACGATATCCGTCATTTTTATGATGGTTTGGGTAAAAATCAGCATTTTAAACTGAAAACAAAATTAGATGGTCCGTTGAATAATATGACGCTTACAAAGTTAAGATTAAGCGATACAAACGGATCAAAAATTAACGGAACAATCAATTTTAGAAATCTTTTAGGTAGCAAAGAACAGAAGTTTTCTATGGATGGAAAATTTGACAAATTGCTCTCTAGTTATGATGATTTGGTGATTTTACTTCCAGGAGTTTTAGGAAAAAGACTTCCGAAGGAAATGAAGAAAATTGGTAAATTTAATATCGTAGGTAAAGCAAAAGTCTCGACCACAGCATTGGAAACAGATTTCAAAATGGCAACCGATATCGGGAACGGACAAATTGATCTTCATATGAATAATATGGATTTTATTGATCGAGCTTCTTATTCTGGGAATATCATATTGACGAATTTTGATGTTGGAGCTGTTTTAAGTAGAAAAGATATTGGCAGAACTACATTGAATCTTGATGTGGATGGCGTTGGTTTTACTGAAAAATATTTAAATACAGTTGTTAAAGGAGATATTGCGAAGCTGGATTACAATAAATATACTTATAACAATATAGTAGTAAACGGAAACTTTAAGCTTCCTTATTATAAAGGGCAAATTGCGATAAACGATCCGAACTTGAATTTAAGTTTTGATGGTTTGCTGGATTTGAGCAAGAAAGAGAATCGTTATGATTTTCATATCAATGTTGAAAATTCAGATTTGCGAAAACTTAAGTTTGTCAAAGATTCGATTTCGCGTTTTAGAGGAGATGTTGTAGTCCAATTAACTGGAAATTCTATAGAAAATCTGCAAGGTGACATTTTTATTAATGATGCAGAATATGAAAACCCAAAATCGACTTACGTTTTTGATCAGGTGAATTTGAACTCAAGTTTTGATGCCGATCGTTTGAGAACCATAACGATTAGTTCGAATGATGTGGTTGACGGAAAAATTGTGGGTAAATTTAGATTTGATCAATTGGATAAATTGGTTATGAATTCTGTAGGAAGTTTGTATACCAATTACAAGCCTTATAAAGTAAGAAAAGGGCAGTTTTTACGCTTTAATTTCCGTGTTTACGATAAAGTCGTTGAAATGCTTTATCCGCAAATAAATATTGATTCGTCTACAGTTGTGCGCGGGAAGATTGATTCGGATTTGCAAGAATTTAAATTTCGTTTTAGATCTAAAAAAATTACAGCAGACAAAAATACCTTTGATAATATCCGTATTAATATTGATAATAAAAACCCGCTTTATAATGCCTATGTCGAATTAGATAGTATTAAGACGCCTTATTATAAAATACGTGATTTCAATTTGATTAATGTTACGGCAAATGATACTCTTTATGTGCGTTCGGAGTTTAAAGGAGGAAATCAAGGAGAGGATTACTTTAATTTAGATTTATACCATACTATAGATAAGAGCAAAAACAATATTGTCGGGATCAAGAAATCTGAAATGAAGTTTAAGGATTATATCTGGTACTTAAATGAAGATGCTGAAAAAGATAATCAGATTATAATTGATCAATTTTTTAAAAACTTCACATTTGATAATATCGTTTTATCTCACGAAAACCAAAAAATTGATTTAAACGGAGTTATAAAAGGTACAGATTATAAAGATCTCGAACTGACTTTTGAAGATGTTGATATTAATAAAATCACACCTGTAAATTCCAAGTTTGTATTTGATGGTAACTTGAATGGAAATGTCAATTATAAGCAGAATAAAAATGTTTATCAGCCCACGGCATCCATAAAAATCGATCATCTGGTTATGAATAAGACCGAATTGGGGACTCTTAATTTTGATATTTCTGGAGATGAAAGCTTTAAAAAGTTTACGGTTAATTCATCGATTCAAAATGGCTTTACAGAATCGTTTAGGGCAAACGGAACTTTTGCTGTAGAGAATAAAGAAACGGTTATGGACATGAGTCTGAAACTTGAAGGTTTCAATTTGGCTACATTAGGAACTATTGGTGGAGATGTTTTATCGAACGTTCGCGGTTCTGTTTCTGGAAACGCTGCTGTTATTGGCAATTTGAAAAAACCAGAAATCAACGGTCGTTTGTATGTAGAAAAAGCAGGAATGACCATTCCGTACCTAAATACAGATTACGAACTTAGCGATCGAACGGTAATTGATTTAACGAACGAGAAATTCTTGTTTAGAAATAATCAGTTGACAGATACTAAATACAATACGAAAGGTTTGTTGAATGGAAGTATTGAGCATAATAATTTTGGTGATTGGAAGTTAGATTTGAATATTACTTCTAAACGATTAGTGGCACTCGATACAAAGGATAGCGATGATGCTGCCTATTTTGGAACGGCATTTATAAACGGATCGGCCAGCATAAAAGGTCCTGTTGATGCTCTGTTTATTAAGGTAGATGCAAAATCTGAAAAAGGCACCGAGGTTAAGATACCAATTAATAATACGCAGAGTGTTGGAGAAAGTAGCTGGATTCATTTTGTAACACCAAAAGAAAAGTATAATCTAGCCAATGGAATTGTAGAAAAAACCAGAGATTACAATGGACTTGAGCTAGAATTTGATTTTGATATTACGCCAGATGCCGAAGTAGAAGTTATTCTAGATCGAAATTCTGGTCATGGTATGAAAGGAAAAGGATACGGATCGCTTTTATTTAAAATTAATACTTTGGGTAAATTTAATATGTGGGGGGATTTCCAGGCATACGAAGGAACTTATAACTTTAAATATGGCGGACTTATCGATAAAAAGTTTACGGTTAAAAAAGGAGGTTCTATTATTTGGGAAGGAAACCCCATGCGTGCTCAGCTGAATTTGGAGGCCGTTTATAAAACGCAGGCCAATCCAGCGGTGCTTTTAGATAATACTTCTTCATTTAATAAAAAAGTTCCTGTAGAAGTTGTTATTGGGTTGAGAGGAGATTTGGCCAGTCCAGAACCTAATTTTGATATTCAATTCCCATCAGTAAGTAATGTTTTAAAGTCGGAGATACAGTATAAGCTTGATGATAAGGATATTCGTCAGACACAAGCGCTTTATTTATTGTCAACGGGTTCATTTATGAGTACAGATGGATTTAGCCAAGGAGATTTTTCTGGAACGTTAACAGAAACTGCTTCAAGTTTGCTGGGTGGAATTATCAAATCGGATAATGATAAAGTAAACATCGATTTGAATTATATTGCAGCAGATAGAAGAACAGGGCAGGAGGTTGATGGTCAGTTTGTAGCCAATATATCGTCTCAAGTAAATGAACGAATTACGATCAATGGTAAATTAGGAGTTCCTGTTGGAGGTGTGAATGAATCTGCTATTGTTGGAGATATTGAGATTTTGTATCGTGTAAATGAAGACGGTACGATGAATCTTCGCTTATTCAATAAAGAAAATGATATTAATTATATTGGACAGGGAATTGGATATACGCAAGGAGTTGGTATCTCATATGAAGTAGATTTTGATACCTTTAGCGAGCTTGTAAATAAACTGTTTAAAAGCCATAAAATTGAAAAAGCTGTAAAAGGTTCTTCTGCCGATCAAACGCCGGATTCTTATTTAAATCCGGATTATATGAATTTTACAAGTAAAAAAGATTCTGAGAAAAATAAAAAGAAAGCAAAAGAAGACGAGGAGAAAAGAAAAAAAGAAGAAGAAAAGAAGAAAAAGGAACAGTCACAAACACGAACTCCAAATAATAATAATGAGGGATTAATTCCAGACAACGATTATTAA
- the tsaD gene encoding tRNA (adenosine(37)-N6)-threonylcarbamoyltransferase complex transferase subunit TsaD: MQNPEVFILAIESSCDDTAAAVLHNDKVLSNVVANQLIHNQYGGVVPELASRAHQQNIVPVIDAALRKANVQKEQLSAIAFTQGPGLMGSLLVGTSFSKSLSLALNVPLIAVNHMHAHILAHFIDEEGYDKPEFPFLALTISGGHTQIVKVNSFFDMEIIGETTDDAVGEAFDKSAKILGLPYPGGPLIDKYAKEGNPKAFPFTKPKVPGLDFSFSGLKTAILYFIQKNKQQNPNFIEENLNDICASIQYTIIEILMDKIKLAVKETGITQIAIGGGVSANSGIRSTLKETESKYGWKTFIPKFEYTTDNAAMIGIVGYQKYLSNRFETSAVVSKARIEF; the protein is encoded by the coding sequence ATGCAAAATCCAGAGGTTTTTATTCTAGCCATCGAAAGTTCATGCGATGATACTGCTGCCGCGGTTTTACATAACGACAAAGTATTGTCAAATGTTGTAGCCAATCAATTAATTCACAATCAATACGGAGGTGTTGTTCCTGAATTGGCTTCCCGAGCGCATCAGCAAAATATTGTACCTGTGATCGATGCTGCACTTCGTAAAGCAAATGTACAAAAAGAACAGCTAAGCGCAATCGCGTTTACGCAAGGACCAGGATTAATGGGCTCTTTATTAGTCGGGACTTCTTTCAGCAAATCATTATCATTGGCTTTAAATGTACCGCTAATTGCTGTAAATCATATGCATGCGCATATCTTAGCTCATTTTATTGATGAAGAGGGCTACGATAAACCTGAATTTCCTTTTTTAGCTTTAACAATTAGCGGTGGACATACTCAGATTGTAAAAGTGAATAGTTTTTTTGATATGGAAATTATCGGAGAAACCACCGACGACGCTGTAGGTGAAGCATTTGACAAAAGCGCTAAAATTCTTGGCCTTCCTTATCCTGGCGGACCTTTGATTGATAAATATGCAAAAGAAGGAAATCCGAAAGCTTTTCCCTTTACAAAACCGAAAGTTCCGGGATTAGATTTTAGCTTCTCTGGATTAAAAACAGCTATTTTGTATTTCATTCAAAAGAACAAACAGCAGAATCCAAATTTTATTGAAGAAAATTTGAATGATATTTGCGCTTCTATTCAGTATACGATTATCGAAATCTTGATGGATAAAATTAAGTTGGCGGTAAAAGAAACTGGAATTACACAAATTGCAATTGGCGGTGGAGTTTCGGCAAATTCAGGAATTAGAAGCACGCTAAAAGAGACCGAAAGCAAATATGGATGGAAAACTTTTATTCCGAAATTTGAATATACAACAGACAATGCTGCAATGATTGGAATTGTAGGATACCAAAAATACTTATCTAATCGTTTTGAAACTTCTGCTGTGGTTTCTAAAGCAAGAATCGAATTTTAA
- a CDS encoding 16S rRNA (uracil(1498)-N(3))-methyltransferase, with translation MQLFFNPNIDETTESFSFDKEESRHIIKVLRKKDADILHVTNGSGLLFETQITLASDNKCIVEVLNITNAEKPKFHLHLAVAPTKMNDRFEWFLEKATEIGIQEITPIFCDRSERKVINRDRFEKIILSAMKQCNETFLPKLNEAISFKEFIKQKQNGLQLIAHCEETDKKSLKEVLKPNEDVTILIGPEGDFSEKEIALALENNYKPVTLGNTRLRTETAAVVACHSVVFFNE, from the coding sequence ATGCAGTTATTTTTTAATCCGAATATAGACGAAACAACCGAAAGCTTTTCTTTTGACAAAGAAGAAAGCCGTCATATTATAAAAGTCCTTAGAAAAAAAGATGCAGATATTCTGCATGTTACAAATGGTTCTGGGCTATTGTTTGAAACTCAGATTACATTGGCTTCAGACAATAAATGTATTGTTGAAGTCCTTAACATTACGAATGCCGAAAAACCAAAATTTCATTTGCACTTGGCTGTAGCGCCAACTAAAATGAACGATCGTTTTGAATGGTTTCTGGAAAAAGCTACCGAAATTGGAATTCAGGAAATCACTCCTATTTTCTGTGATCGTTCTGAAAGAAAAGTGATTAACCGAGATCGTTTTGAAAAAATCATTCTTTCGGCAATGAAACAATGTAACGAAACATTTCTTCCGAAATTAAATGAAGCTATTTCATTCAAAGAATTCATTAAGCAAAAGCAAAATGGTTTACAGTTAATTGCACATTGCGAAGAAACAGATAAAAAATCGCTGAAAGAAGTTTTAAAACCAAATGAAGACGTTACAATCTTAATTGGCCCTGAAGGTGATTTTTCTGAGAAGGAAATTGCATTGGCATTAGAAAATAATTATAAACCTGTAACTTTAGGAAATACACGTTTAAGAACAGAAACGGCTGCTGTGGTGGCTTGTCATAGTGTTGTTTTTTTTAATGAATAA
- a CDS encoding DUF4159 domain-containing protein has protein sequence MKKIFYLLFLFSISSFSQEIALLKYSGGGDWYANPTSLPNLISFCNANINTRIKNKPSTVEPSNPDLFSYPFVHMTGHGNVVFSDADVTNLRNYLTAGGFLHIDDNYGMDQFIRKEIKKIFPNNSLVEIPANHPIFQKPFPFPNGLPKIHEHDGTRPQAFGIFIDNKLVLLYTYECDLGDGWEDPEVHNDPANVRDKALKMGANIINYIFTN, from the coding sequence ATGAAAAAAATATTCTATTTATTATTCCTTTTTTCAATCTCTTCTTTTTCACAAGAAATTGCTTTGCTTAAATACAGCGGTGGCGGCGATTGGTATGCAAATCCTACTTCTTTGCCTAATCTGATTAGTTTTTGCAACGCTAATATTAATACGCGTATTAAAAATAAACCTTCGACTGTAGAGCCAAGCAATCCAGATTTATTTTCGTATCCGTTTGTACATATGACGGGTCACGGAAATGTAGTTTTTAGCGATGCCGACGTGACCAACTTGAGAAATTATCTGACTGCGGGTGGTTTTCTGCATATTGATGACAATTACGGAATGGATCAATTTATTAGAAAAGAAATCAAAAAAATATTCCCAAATAATAGTTTAGTCGAAATTCCAGCGAATCATCCTATTTTTCAAAAACCTTTTCCTTTCCCAAACGGATTGCCGAAAATTCACGAACACGACGGAACGCGCCCTCAGGCATTTGGAATTTTTATAGATAATAAACTGGTTTTACTTTATACTTACGAATGTGATTTAGGCGACGGCTGGGAGGATCCAGAAGTTCATAATGACCCTGCAAACGTAAGAGACAAAGCCTTGAAAATGGGCGCAAACATTATCAATTATATTTTTACTAATTAA
- a CDS encoding TrmH family RNA methyltransferase, whose protein sequence is MQLTHEENQFERKTFPITLVCDHIYFQQNIGSLFRISEAFGVENIIFFGKDIPLTLRKINKTSRSTHLHVAHSIIEDFTELQSFLLDNDFEIISLEIASNSKPLKEVRIPKNKKIALLIGSEINGISEELLKLSHQIVHINMFGKNSSMNVVQAASIALYEITSL, encoded by the coding sequence GTGCAACTTACTCACGAAGAAAATCAATTTGAAAGAAAAACGTTTCCCATAACTTTAGTTTGCGATCATATTTATTTTCAGCAGAATATTGGTTCTTTGTTCAGAATTTCTGAAGCTTTTGGAGTAGAAAATATTATCTTTTTTGGAAAAGATATTCCGCTGACACTTCGTAAAATCAATAAAACTTCGCGCAGTACACATCTTCATGTAGCACATTCTATTATTGAAGATTTTACTGAACTTCAATCTTTTCTATTGGATAATGATTTTGAAATTATTTCTCTAGAAATTGCTTCTAATAGCAAACCTTTAAAAGAAGTTAGAATTCCGAAAAATAAAAAAATTGCGCTTTTAATAGGAAGCGAAATCAACGGAATATCTGAAGAACTTCTAAAACTTTCTCATCAAATCGTGCACATCAATATGTTTGGCAAAAACAGCAGTATGAATGTGGTTCAGGCCGCGAGTATTGCACTTTATGAGATTACTTCTTTGTAA
- a CDS encoding zinc metalloprotease, with translation MKKVIITTFAALMLFACQNDQSAESANSDASVASRRGCATQEVLEAQLKADPSLAIRMNEIETFTATHAGSNFTGRLVNGKIEIPVVVNVLYRTAAQNISDAQIQSQIDVLNKDFNALNSDYNNVPALFSGVKANIGITFVLDQVIRKSTTKTSWGTNDAMKKTAQGGIAPTSPTTKLNMWSCNIGGGILGYAQFPGGSSATDGVVIDSRYFGLSGSANAPFNLGRTATHEVGHWMNLRHIWGDATCGSDLVADTPTHNTANYGVPAYPHYSTCSGTPVEMTMNYMDYVDDAAMYMFSTGQKSRISAIFTTGGARASFAQ, from the coding sequence ATGAAAAAAGTTATTATTACCACATTTGCGGCATTAATGCTGTTTGCTTGTCAAAATGATCAATCAGCAGAATCTGCTAACTCAGATGCAAGTGTTGCTTCTAGAAGAGGATGCGCAACACAAGAAGTTTTAGAAGCTCAATTAAAAGCTGATCCATCATTGGCTATTAGAATGAACGAAATCGAAACTTTTACTGCAACACATGCAGGTTCAAATTTCACAGGCCGTTTGGTAAATGGAAAAATCGAAATTCCAGTTGTAGTCAATGTTCTTTACAGAACTGCTGCGCAAAATATTTCGGATGCACAAATTCAATCACAAATTGATGTTTTAAACAAAGATTTTAATGCTTTAAACTCAGATTACAATAATGTGCCAGCATTATTTTCAGGAGTTAAAGCTAACATTGGAATCACTTTTGTTTTAGACCAAGTTATTAGAAAATCTACAACTAAAACTTCTTGGGGAACAAATGATGCAATGAAAAAAACTGCTCAAGGAGGAATTGCTCCTACTTCTCCAACTACAAAATTAAACATGTGGTCTTGCAACATTGGAGGCGGAATTTTAGGTTATGCACAATTTCCTGGAGGTTCTTCTGCAACTGACGGAGTGGTAATCGATTCTCGTTATTTCGGTTTATCTGGCTCGGCAAATGCACCATTCAACTTAGGAAGAACTGCTACACACGAAGTGGGCCACTGGATGAATTTACGTCACATTTGGGGAGATGCAACTTGTGGAAGCGATCTTGTTGCTGATACTCCTACTCATAATACTGCAAACTATGGCGTTCCTGCATATCCACACTACAGCACTTGTTCTGGAACACCTGTAGAAATGACAATGAATTACATGGATTATGTTGATGATGCTGCAATGTACATGTTTTCAACTGGTCAAAAAAGCAGAATATCGGCTATTTTTACAACTGGAGGAGCTAGAGCCTCTTTTGCACAATAG
- a CDS encoding AI-2E family transporter: MITSKTISNGILRALATILIIGIVLYFLYEIQTVIVYLCISLILCLIANPLVLFLKNKLKFSNSMAATTTIIFFIFLIVGFILLFVPLIISQANNLALLDTAHLQTNFIEAEKHLEEYFNIQHIDLNKVIKDSKLTSVLDFSYFTGFINSIINFMANMGMGLVSVFFITFFFIKDQDIFKDQARRILPDSNEDKILNSITKINHLLTRYFIGLLLQLIVVFILYLIVLLIFGNKNAFVIAFLCAILNIIPYLGPIIGTTLAGLLTMISMIGKDFQSEILPTTIYVIIGFLVVQAIDNNVSQPIISSKSVNSHPLEIFLVILISGITFGIVGMIIAIPVFTMIKVILKEFFPNNKIVSVLTERI, translated from the coding sequence ATGATTACATCAAAAACTATTTCGAACGGAATTTTAAGAGCTTTAGCGACAATCTTAATCATTGGTATTGTTTTATATTTTCTCTATGAAATACAAACTGTTATTGTTTATCTGTGCATTTCTTTAATACTATGTTTAATTGCGAATCCGTTAGTTTTATTTTTAAAGAATAAATTAAAATTCAGCAATTCAATGGCGGCCACCACCACCATTATCTTTTTTATATTTCTAATTGTGGGCTTCATTCTTTTGTTTGTTCCTTTAATTATTTCTCAAGCCAATAATTTAGCGCTATTAGATACTGCACATCTTCAAACTAATTTTATAGAGGCAGAAAAACACCTTGAAGAATACTTTAATATTCAGCATATTGATTTAAATAAGGTGATAAAAGATTCTAAGCTTACTTCTGTTTTAGATTTCAGTTATTTTACAGGATTTATCAATTCGATAATCAATTTTATGGCCAATATGGGAATGGGATTGGTTTCTGTTTTTTTTATTACTTTCTTTTTTATTAAAGATCAGGATATCTTTAAAGATCAGGCAAGAAGAATATTACCAGATTCAAATGAAGATAAAATCTTAAATTCTATTACTAAAATAAATCATTTACTGACTAGATACTTCATTGGATTATTATTGCAATTGATTGTTGTTTTTATTCTTTATTTAATTGTCTTACTGATTTTTGGAAATAAAAATGCTTTTGTGATTGCTTTCTTATGCGCCATTCTAAATATAATACCCTATTTGGGTCCAATCATCGGAACCACTTTGGCTGGGTTATTAACCATGATAAGTATGATCGGAAAAGATTTTCAATCAGAAATTCTTCCTACAACTATTTATGTAATTATTGGTTTTTTAGTGGTTCAGGCCATTGACAATAATGTTAGTCAGCCAATAATTTCATCAAAAAGTGTAAATTCGCACCCGTTAGAAATATTCTTGGTTATATTAATTAGCGGTATTACGTTCGGAATTGTTGGTATGATTATAGCAATTCCTGTTTTTACAATGATTAAAGTAATTTTAAAAGAATTTTTTCCTAATAATAAAATTGTCTCCGTATTAACCGAAAGAATTTAG
- a CDS encoding class I SAM-dependent methyltransferase, with protein sequence MNTTILHQEIQEFIIQNTGADVTKLALQKNPFPDVDWILILNQIEARTKAKEKLPTWFVTENVIYPSKISVEQTSSEKTAAYKASLISGESLIDLTGGFGVDDYYFSKKFKSITHCEINEELSVIVSHNFKQLKVKNCTFHAGDSIHLLEETNQKFDWIYIDPSRRNDSKGKVFMLKDCLPNVPELLDFYFEKSDHILIKTAPLLDISAGLSELKNVKNIHIIALENEVKELLFEIHKGYSGNVTLKTANILKEKTEIFEFVLGDEISYPSFDFPKKYLYEPNAAIMKSGGFDEVSVTFEIDKLHKHSHLYTSEDLIDFPGRKFEIQKVIPYNKNEMKNELANQQANITTRNFPETVENIRKKWKIKNGGNLYCFFTTDVKANKIVLICTKIN encoded by the coding sequence TTGAATACTACTATTTTGCATCAAGAAATACAGGAATTTATAATCCAAAATACTGGTGCAGATGTAACAAAATTGGCGCTGCAAAAAAATCCATTTCCAGATGTAGATTGGATTTTAATTTTAAACCAAATTGAAGCCCGAACAAAAGCCAAAGAAAAACTGCCGACTTGGTTTGTTACGGAAAATGTAATTTATCCAAGTAAAATATCAGTAGAACAAACTTCTTCAGAGAAAACAGCAGCTTACAAAGCTTCTTTAATTTCTGGCGAATCTTTAATTGATTTAACTGGAGGTTTTGGTGTTGATGATTATTATTTTTCGAAAAAATTTAAATCGATAACCCATTGCGAAATAAACGAAGAATTATCTGTTATTGTTTCACACAATTTTAAACAGTTAAAAGTTAAAAATTGCACTTTTCATGCTGGTGATTCTATTCATTTATTAGAAGAAACCAATCAGAAATTTGACTGGATTTATATTGATCCTTCACGAAGAAATGATAGCAAAGGTAAAGTCTTCATGCTAAAAGATTGCCTTCCAAATGTTCCAGAACTGCTCGATTTTTATTTCGAAAAATCAGATCATATTTTAATTAAAACAGCCCCGTTATTAGATATTTCAGCGGGATTGTCAGAATTAAAAAATGTAAAGAACATTCATATTATAGCGCTAGAAAACGAAGTTAAGGAACTGCTTTTTGAAATTCATAAAGGCTATTCTGGTAACGTAACTTTAAAAACCGCTAATATTCTAAAAGAAAAAACAGAAATTTTCGAGTTTGTTTTGGGCGATGAAATCTCCTATCCGTCCTTCGATTTTCCAAAGAAATATCTTTACGAACCAAATGCCGCTATTATGAAATCTGGTGGTTTTGATGAAGTAAGCGTCACTTTTGAAATCGATAAACTTCATAAACATTCTCATTTGTATACTTCTGAAGATTTAATTGATTTTCCTGGAAGAAAATTTGAGATTCAAAAAGTGATTCCATACAATAAAAATGAAATGAAAAATGAGCTTGCAAATCAGCAGGCGAATATTACCACTCGCAATTTCCCCGAGACGGTGGAAAACATTAGAAAAAAGTGGAAAATAAAAAATGGCGGTAATTTGTATTGTTTTTTTACAACTGATGTAAAAGCTAACAAAATAGTTTTAATTTGCACCAAAATAAACTAA